One region of Ostrinia nubilalis chromosome 14, ilOstNubi1.1, whole genome shotgun sequence genomic DNA includes:
- the LOC135078033 gene encoding uncharacterized protein LOC135078033 yields MEDIIEPNSELKLNNRLLEFNTTYSIEVMAHNYMGDSVPANLTVLMTVDLITAAPLLSAGAIIGISVVMVFVCLLFLDLLLLMWRKQGIIASCCIRKKKKKSKADEGLRVRDKKGLLRDTREADEAERHKEFEYNKTTGIITGRHSAV; encoded by the exons ATGGAGGATATTATAGAACCCAACTCGGAATTGAAACTTAACAATAGATTATTGGAATTCAATACTACATATTCTATAGAAGTTATGGCACACAATTACATGGGTGATTCTGTTCCGGCTAATTTAACGGTATTAATGACAG TGGACCTCATCACAGCAGCGCCACTTCTCTCTGCCGGCGCCATAATCGGCATATCGGTGGTGATGGTGTTCGTCTGCCTGCTGTTCCTGGACCTACTCCTGCTGATGTGGCGGAAGCAGGGCATCATCGCCAGCTGCTGCAtcaggaagaagaagaagaagagcaAAGCGGACGAGGGCTTGCGAGTTCG CGACAAAAAGGGCCTTTTGAGAGACACCCGCGAAGCGGACGAGGCCGAAAGGCACAAAGAGTTCGAATACAACAAAACCACCGGGATCATCACGGGCCGACATTCCGCCGTTTAA